The DNA segment TGGTTCAATCTCACTGTCGTCGGTGGCGACACTGAAGACAGGATCTGGCCTCGTCACCGCAGCGGTCCCCAATCGGTGCTTAGAAACGGTAGCAGCCTTCCATCCTTGCTTGATGACGATCCCGTTGCCCGACGACGACAAGGGCACGTTTTCAGTGGAGGCATCAACGTCGGTTGCGACGCGACTCGCAAAGGTCGATGCGGTCGGCGCAGGCCCTGGAATGACGACCGGCGCCGGATCCGTGCGGATCGTCGAGCGATTGATCGCCGCATCGGGGCTGCCGCGAGTGCTAGATGCCGATGCGATCAACGTGTTGGCCGAACTGGCCTGGGCGTCGTCGGCAACTGCTGACCATACCGGACCGCTTGTGCTAACACCTCATCCAGGTGAACTCCAGCGACTGGTCGGCGTACCGGCCAAACACCGGACAGATCAAATCAATGCAGCGGAGAAACTGTCCGATCAAACAGGCGCGGTGATCGTCGTCAAAGGAGGACCAACGGTCGTGGTCGGGCTCGGCCAACGTTACACCAATTCGACGGGCAACCCCGGCATGGCGACGGCCGGATCGGGCGACGTATTGACGGGCGTGGTCACATCTTTGCTGGGCCAAGGGCTTTCGCCGTGGGACGCAGCCCGACTTGCGGTCTGGATTCATGGGCGGGCGGGCGATTTGGCGGCCAAGTTGACCGGGCAAGCCGGATTGACTGCACTAGAGATATTGCAGTGCTTGCCGCAAGCGGTTGTGGATGCGCAGGCTAGAAGCTTTCCGGTTGACGGCGCATAATTTGTGCGGGCCAGGACTCGCCGGCCACACTCCCCTGCCCTTCACTGCAATTTGCCCTTCTCGTGACGAAAATCGTTCCGCTCGCCAACGTCACCGATGCCAACGACCAGGCTCGGCTGGCGCATCTTCGCGGAGGAGCCGTCTCGATCGGCAACTTTGACGGAGTCCACCGCGGCCACGCTGCCCTGTTGAAACAACTGCGCCGTGCAGCCGATCGTGTTGGCGGCCCCGCCGTCGCCATCGCGCTGGCCCCGCATCCAGCAGAGATTCTGAGGCCAGACAAAGCCCCGCCGAAGCTGGCTTCGCTGAAACGGCGAGCCGAACTGATGACCGATCTCGGCGTCGATGCTCTGGTGATTTGTGACACCAGGGGCGGATTACTGAAATTGACCGCCCAGCAGTTCTACGAATCTCTAATTCGCCAAACGCTTGACGCCAAGGCCGTCATTGAGGGGCCAAATTTCTTTTTTGGACGTGGCCGAGAGGGCGACATCGCCGCACTCGGGCAAATGTGCCAAGCCGATCAAGTCGAACTGCAAATCGCACTGCCAACGACCATGGCCGGCGAAATGATCAGCAGTACTCGGATCCGCAATTGCCTAGCCCAAGGTGATTTGGCAACCGCGAATCAATTGCTTGGTACAGATTACCGAATTAGCGGCCGAGTGGTCAGCGGATCACGCCGCGGCCGAACGATTGGATTTCCAACGGCAAACTTGGAATCCATCGACACCGTGATACCAGCAGTCGGCGTTTACGGCGGCCGAGTTCAAACTGGCGACCAACGGTATCGCGCGGCAATCCACATTGGCCCCAACCCCACTTTCAACGAAGACGGTGACGTGAAGGTCGAGGTGCACGTGATCGATTACGATGGCGACCTGTATGACCATACACTGCAGGTTGATTTTGCCATCCACGTGCGAGGTATCACGAAGTTTGATTCGGCCCAACAACTCGCTGAGCAACTCGGGCGAGACATCCAAACCATTCGCGACCAACTAGCCCCACGCTAACACTCACCCCAATCACCCCGCCGCTTTCAGTAGCCCAACCAGGATCAGAATTTCATGAGCGTCAACTGGAAAGCGTTCACTCAACAGATCAGCCATTACCAATCCTTCGTTTTAGTCAGCCATATTCGTCCCGACTGCGATGCACTTGGCAGCGAACTTGGAATGGCCGAAGTGCTGCGAACGATCGGAAAAACGGTCCGCATCATCAACGCTCACCGCACCCCAGCGGCACTGAACTTCCTGGACCCCGCTGAAGCCATCGAAGTACTCGGCGATCACGTCGAGCCCGAAGACATCTCGTGCGATTGCATTATGATCATGGACACCAGCGCATGGGCACAGCTTGGCGATATGGGCGACGTCATCCGAGCGGCATCGTGCGACAAGATCGTATTGGACCATCACATCGGCGAAGACGCGCTGAACGCGACGATGTACAAGGACTACCAAGCCGAAGCGACCGGCCACTTGGTCGTACAGGCTGCCGACGCGTTGGGCGTGCCAATCACTCGCTCGATGGGCATGCCTTTGTTCGCCGCAATTGCAACCGATACCGGATGGTTTCGCTTTCCAAGTGTGACCGCAGAAACGTACCGCGTGATCGGGCGGCTGATCGATGCGGGTGTCGTGCCCAGCGAAATCTATGGCGACTTGTATGAACGCGACACAATCGGCCGATTAAAACTGCGTGGCACGATATTGTCGCGCACCGAAGCTGAACTGGATGGCAAACTGATGCACACCTACGTCAAGAAAGAAGACTTTGCAGCGTGCGGCGCAATGCCCAACGACACCGAAGACGCCATCAACTTGACGCTGGCTGTGCAAGGCGCTCAAGCTGCCGTGATCTTTGTCGAACAGCTCAAGGGCGGGTTCAAACTCAGCTTCCGCAGCCGATGCGAAATGGACAGCAACGAAGTTGCCCAGTTGTTCGGTGGCGGCGGTCACAGAGCAGCAGCCGGCGCCTTCGTCGAAGGCACTCTGGAAGAAGTCCAAAACCGAGTCCTGCCCGCCGTCCGCAAAGCTGTCCAAGGCGAGTAACCCCAGCTTTCCAACACCTGCGTTTCAAACACAGCGAAACAGCCGACTAGGTTTTCGGAACCATTGAAACACAGTCGAACCGAAAACCTGATTCACCGGACGTGGACTTCTACTTCAAAAAGAAGCTGGTCATTTCCCAGCCATCTTCCGTCGTATTGATGTAGCTGGCGGCCTCGGGCAACAGATGCTCGATCTCGCTGAGGGCCGGCAATTTGGTGGCATCCATCAAATTAGGTTCATCGCTTTCCGCGTCTTCGAACGCACGTCGAACCAGCGATGCAATCAACGTATCGCTTTCTTTCAATCGGTTCTGACGCAGCAATTGGTATTTCACTCGCAGCGACAACTTGGTGCGGACGAATCGGTCCAGTGCAACCGGACCAGCCTGTAACTGCTTCATCGCATCCGAAATCGCAATCACACGTGGCTGGCTACCGAATCCGCCGGGAGTGCCCTGCTGAATTCGCTTGGCCGTTTCCACCAAAAATTCCGGATGGCTTGAAAACATCAAGTACGGCGCATCCGATCCAGGACCTTTTTCAACCAGCGCGATCGCCCAGTGATCCAACAAAGGCGGTGGCTCGTCGGTTTCTTCCTCTTCTTCGATTGCCAAGTCACCGAACAATTCGGCATCAAAGTCGTCTGTACCCTCACCGCGTTGCACACGCCAAATTTCGACACCCGGCAACGCATCCATTTGGCTGGCATCGGGTTCGACTTCCATCGCTTTACGAATCGCCACCTTGATTGCAGCGGCATCAGCAACGCGAATCGCGACCAACATTCGGTCTGAATTAACATCAGCCGGCAACGTGTTATCAGTAATCAGCAAAACGTGATTGTCGAGGTTTGGTAGCACGTTCTTTTCAATATCGATTTGCGGCCCGTCTTCGTCTTCACGAATGCCATCGATGATGTCGCGAAAGATGGCGTCGCCGAATGCTTCGTTGACCAGCGATTCGGCAGCCCAAAACGCTTCTTCGATTTTGACGTTCAAGCGATTTACGGTTGCCACATCGTCACCGATCCAAGTCGGCAAAGGCTTGGCAGGCTCATTGGGAAACTGCAGCATTCGTGCTGCCATTTCGTATTTGTCAGGCTTGCCCGTGACGCCTGGTGCCCACACAAAACCTTTGTGCAGAATATCGAAAGGATCACCGGCCATGATGGCGATTCCGCCGACACCCTTGATCGCTTCGAAACCTTGGTTCTGCAACAGCTTCAAAATGTCGACTTGATTGCCGCGATCAATGTCCAGCGACTCGCGAACAATGCGTCCCATTTGAAACGGGCGGGCAAACCATTCAAGCGCGACAATTCCACCGTTGGTAGTTGCCGGACCGCGGATCGCACGTGCCGAATGAGTAAGCACCGTGCGAAAGTCTTCCGCCTCACTGATCGACGGCCCCTTTGGCGAACCGGCGATCGCATCGAGTAAATCCGTGACGACCGAATCCCGATCTGCTGTGATCAAACGCGAGTCGTTGAGCGTGATCGCAATCTGCTCAACTTTCAATTGCCCTGGTTTGGGCTTGGTGTTGTAAATCCGAACAGTCTCTCCAAGGTGCTGGGCATCGGTGCGAATCCAACCACCGGCTTTCAGGTCGGTATCCAGCGTCGCCATCACTTCATCCGCCTTCGCCTTGCGTCCGCGAATATCGGCAACGACACAAACAGCGAACGGGCGTCGCTTGTCATTCTCGAATGGCAACCACGCAAACACAGCTTCACCCGAACCAATCTCGTAAAGATCTTCAAGCTTCAATCCGATTTTGTTGTCAAGTGATTGCAGATAATCTTTCGCGCGCTCACGTTGAGCATCGACGAACGGCTTCATCGACGGATGCTCAATCAATTGGCCCGCGTTGGTGGATTTCCAAGCGGTGCAAAATTTTGGCAAGTCGGGAACGCGAACCAACCCCGCGACGGTTTCTGGCAACAACTCGATCGCCGGTTGATAGGCAACTGCGTTATTGCCACCACCAGCCGGAGCAGCCTTTTCAGAAGCAGTTTCTTGGCCGACAACAGCGTTCAAAAAGATCAGTGGCGACGTAGCGGTCAGCCCAGCAATCAAAACGACAGCGATCGAGTGAAGTGAAAAAAAAGCCGCCTTGCCGACGGAACGGCCAAGCGAAAAACCAATCAGGGTGAACATTCAAATTCCGGTGCTTTAGATAATATGTGTCGATTCGATCGCACCCTCGGGAACGATCGGATCGACCCGTATGTTATCGAACTCGTTTTGTTGCCGAAACGGCGGCTTTGGCCCAAAGCGGCGACTTCGAGTACATTTCGCCGACTGCATTTTGTCGGTTACATTCCCGTTCTCGATCGCTGATCGCGGTCAGGAACCCACGTTTTGGCCATTCCCCCCTAATTCTCCGCATTCTCGATCCACAGGACCCCCCCACGTGTCGGTCAATCTTCCCAATGTGCTCGCCTCTCGTTACGCCAGCGAGGCGATGGTCAAAATTTGGTCTCCGGCCGGAAAAGTCGTTCTGGAGCGAGAGTTTTGGATCTCGGTCATGGAAGCTCAGTCCGATTTGGGCGTTCCGATCCCGCCAGGCGTCATCGATGCTTATCGCGCGGTGATCGAAAACGTCGACCTAGAATCCATCGACGCTCGCGAACGGGTCACCAAGCACGATGTAAAAGCTCGCATCGAAGAATTCAACGCGCTAGCCGGGCATGAACACATCCACAAAGGAATGACGTCTCGCGACTTGACCGAGAATGTCGAGCAACTGCAGATCCGCACCGCGTTATTGTTGGTCCGCGATCGCACAATTGCTGCTCTAGGCT comes from the Rubripirellula reticaptiva genome and includes:
- a CDS encoding NAD(P)H-hydrate dehydratase, whose amino-acid sequence is MPTQSRPPVQIPERTQDAHKGTFGRVLLIGGSRGMSGSISLSSVATLKTGSGLVTAAVPNRCLETVAAFHPCLMTIPLPDDDKGTFSVEASTSVATRLAKVDAVGAGPGMTTGAGSVRIVERLIAASGLPRVLDADAINVLAELAWASSATADHTGPLVLTPHPGELQRLVGVPAKHRTDQINAAEKLSDQTGAVIVVKGGPTVVVGLGQRYTNSTGNPGMATAGSGDVLTGVVTSLLGQGLSPWDAARLAVWIHGRAGDLAAKLTGQAGLTALEILQCLPQAVVDAQARSFPVDGA
- a CDS encoding bifunctional riboflavin kinase/FAD synthetase; translation: MTKIVPLANVTDANDQARLAHLRGGAVSIGNFDGVHRGHAALLKQLRRAADRVGGPAVAIALAPHPAEILRPDKAPPKLASLKRRAELMTDLGVDALVICDTRGGLLKLTAQQFYESLIRQTLDAKAVIEGPNFFFGRGREGDIAALGQMCQADQVELQIALPTTMAGEMISSTRIRNCLAQGDLATANQLLGTDYRISGRVVSGSRRGRTIGFPTANLESIDTVIPAVGVYGGRVQTGDQRYRAAIHIGPNPTFNEDGDVKVEVHVIDYDGDLYDHTLQVDFAIHVRGITKFDSAQQLAEQLGRDIQTIRDQLAPR
- a CDS encoding DHH family phosphoesterase, with product MSVNWKAFTQQISHYQSFVLVSHIRPDCDALGSELGMAEVLRTIGKTVRIINAHRTPAALNFLDPAEAIEVLGDHVEPEDISCDCIMIMDTSAWAQLGDMGDVIRAASCDKIVLDHHIGEDALNATMYKDYQAEATGHLVVQAADALGVPITRSMGMPLFAAIATDTGWFRFPSVTAETYRVIGRLIDAGVVPSEIYGDLYERDTIGRLKLRGTILSRTEAELDGKLMHTYVKKEDFAACGAMPNDTEDAINLTLAVQGAQAAVIFVEQLKGGFKLSFRSRCEMDSNEVAQLFGGGGHRAAAGAFVEGTLEEVQNRVLPAVRKAVQGE
- a CDS encoding membrane or secreted protein; the encoded protein is MFTLIGFSLGRSVGKAAFFSLHSIAVVLIAGLTATSPLIFLNAVVGQETASEKAAPAGGGNNAVAYQPAIELLPETVAGLVRVPDLPKFCTAWKSTNAGQLIEHPSMKPFVDAQRERAKDYLQSLDNKIGLKLEDLYEIGSGEAVFAWLPFENDKRRPFAVCVVADIRGRKAKADEVMATLDTDLKAGGWIRTDAQHLGETVRIYNTKPKPGQLKVEQIAITLNDSRLITADRDSVVTDLLDAIAGSPKGPSISEAEDFRTVLTHSARAIRGPATTNGGIVALEWFARPFQMGRIVRESLDIDRGNQVDILKLLQNQGFEAIKGVGGIAIMAGDPFDILHKGFVWAPGVTGKPDKYEMAARMLQFPNEPAKPLPTWIGDDVATVNRLNVKIEEAFWAAESLVNEAFGDAIFRDIIDGIREDEDGPQIDIEKNVLPNLDNHVLLITDNTLPADVNSDRMLVAIRVADAAAIKVAIRKAMEVEPDASQMDALPGVEIWRVQRGEGTDDFDAELFGDLAIEEEEETDEPPPLLDHWAIALVEKGPGSDAPYLMFSSHPEFLVETAKRIQQGTPGGFGSQPRVIAISDAMKQLQAGPVALDRFVRTKLSLRVKYQLLRQNRLKESDTLIASLVRRAFEDAESDEPNLMDATKLPALSEIEHLLPEAASYINTTEDGWEMTSFFLK